One window of the Candidatus Chryseobacterium colombiense genome contains the following:
- a CDS encoding PfkB family carbohydrate kinase — protein sequence MNKADFIKFNDEEILEIAAALGFKSDDLEENIRFISEKTNTGSICVTLGKHGSILLWNNKFYKHGGYPVKVADTVGAGDSFLASLIARLLSDKNPETALDFASAVGALVASYSGANPKLRNEEIEEFIKERV from the coding sequence ATGAATAAAGCCGATTTCATTAAATTTAATGATGAAGAAATCCTTGAAATTGCCGCTGCGTTAGGTTTTAAATCAGATGATTTGGAAGAAAATATCCGTTTCATTTCAGAAAAAACAAATACAGGTTCTATTTGTGTCACGTTGGGAAAACACGGCTCAATATTACTCTGGAACAACAAGTTTTACAAACACGGTGGCTATCCTGTGAAAGTGGCCGATACGGTTGGAGCAGGGGATTCGTTTCTGGCAAGTTTGATTGCCCGATTGTTGTCAGATAAAAATCCTGAAACGGCACTGGATTTTGCGAGTGCGGTTGGTGCTTTGGTGGCGAGTTATTCGGGAGCCAATCCGAAACTTCGGAATGAAGAGATTGAAGAGTTTATAAAGGAAAGGGTTTGA
- a CDS encoding YceI family protein: MTTFNIQTESSTVNWTGKKVLGLHTGTINIKNGFLNFENTHLVGGEIVIDMTTIVITDIADKSIYNEFFNHLNNDDFFAVDKFKTATFKISKAEKDNEKYQISGDLTIKDITHPVTFFATIEIFTDFLHALGEIKIDRTLYNIKYGSGKFLPNLGDKLIYDEFVLQFKLVGQK, translated from the coding sequence ATGACAACATTTAACATTCAAACGGAAAGCAGTACTGTCAATTGGACAGGTAAAAAAGTTTTAGGTTTACACACCGGAACGATCAACATCAAAAATGGATTTCTAAATTTTGAAAATACTCATTTAGTAGGTGGTGAAATAGTTATTGATATGACGACAATCGTCATTACAGATATAGCAGATAAATCTATTTACAATGAATTTTTTAACCATTTGAATAATGATGATTTTTTTGCGGTTGACAAATTTAAAACAGCCACTTTTAAAATTAGTAAAGCTGAAAAAGACAATGAAAAGTATCAAATTTCTGGAGATTTAACAATAAAAGATATTACACATCCAGTTACTTTTTTTGCCACAATAGAGATTTTTACAGATTTTCTACACGCTTTGGGAGAGATAAAGATTGATAGAACATTATATAATATCAAATATGGTTCAGGTAAGTTCCTTCCAAATTTAGGAGATAAATTGATTTATGATGAATTTGTACTGCAGTTCAAACTAGTTGGGCAAAAGTAA
- a CDS encoding winged helix-turn-helix transcriptional regulator has protein sequence MSVLLKITPKVLAKELKELEQHQLIKRIVIDDYLVKIFYKLEPYAGL, from the coding sequence ATGAGCGTTTTGCTGAAAATAACTCCAAAGGTCTTAGCCAAAGAACTTAAGGAGTTAGAACAACACCAGCTTATTAAAAGAATAGTCATTGATGATTATCTAGTAAAAATATTTTACAAGCTCGAACCTTACGCAGGCCTTTGA
- a CDS encoding DUF3667 domain-containing protein, giving the protein MKTECLNCGHSIADTQYCSQCGQRSDTGRINGHFLLHEIQHGIIHIDKGIFYTIKELAVRPGDTIREFIEGKRARHFRPLTFLFVLAGIYGFLYHSLHLNPNRISGSRASQITEWAASHYSLTELIILPVFSFSTWLSFRKWDYNYIEHIVLNAFIAGQRLIIGMILLPVAYLYAGDPVMEKLKTFSIIITVIITCIDYIQFFKGHPFLHILLRLFLAYLYSILIIILISLPIGLAAAYIMSR; this is encoded by the coding sequence ATGAAAACCGAATGCTTAAATTGTGGCCATAGTATCGCTGATACTCAATATTGCAGTCAGTGCGGGCAAAGGTCTGACACAGGAAGAATCAACGGACATTTTCTTCTGCATGAAATACAGCATGGTATTATTCATATTGATAAGGGTATTTTTTATACCATAAAAGAACTTGCAGTAAGGCCCGGAGATACGATCCGGGAATTTATTGAAGGCAAAAGAGCCCGTCATTTCAGACCCCTCACGTTTTTGTTTGTTTTAGCGGGGATTTACGGATTTTTATACCATAGTCTCCATTTGAATCCAAACCGGATATCCGGTAGCCGGGCTTCTCAGATTACAGAATGGGCAGCCAGCCATTATTCATTAACTGAACTTATAATCCTGCCTGTATTTTCATTTTCTACATGGCTTTCTTTCAGAAAATGGGATTACAATTATATAGAGCATATTGTACTGAATGCTTTTATTGCAGGACAAAGATTGATAATAGGCATGATCTTGCTTCCTGTTGCCTATCTGTATGCAGGCGATCCCGTCATGGAGAAACTCAAAACATTCTCCATAATCATTACAGTGATTATTACGTGCATTGATTATATACAGTTTTTCAAAGGACATCCTTTCCTGCACATCCTATTAAGGCTTTTTCTGGCTTACCTGTATTCAATCCTGATTATCATTCTTATTTCTCTTCCTATTGGACTGGCGGCAGCCTATATAATGTCCCGCTAA
- a CDS encoding serine hydrolase, with amino-acid sequence MANSKLMFLLGISLFSLNGFSQSNIIKEKEKLTKSNMNLSEKLSGYMQAQTDINGFSGTVLILKKDSLLLQKAYGYANYEWGIKTTVNTKFSLASVSKQFTAVAILQLADRGLLSLNDKMEKYFPGLPKGNQITIHMVLCHMSGLSMDFDELYLNQTSLIHEMVLNHICHKKLLFTPGKQTAYSNIGYYLLARIIEKISGKSYSVYLKENIFDPLKMNDTGVMTNEEVIPYIADRYVKKGKSYTKNPYINWAFNIGHDGLYSTVADLSKWDQALYDTTILNEKMKRLMFTPYNDQNFGYGFLINPFYNQGHQLVAHDGGFMGAMTSFNRFTDDGLLIIVLSNNQSPAYLLSYGLAAICFGKNVELPYHHQKVNNNVSLYKVFKGKYEDIEILENNGKLYYNNFNIELFPESDYKFFRSDDDNRTVEFVKDSDGNYSTIKLIKAGVADIRRKTFLNN; translated from the coding sequence ATGGCAAACTCAAAACTAATGTTTCTCCTGGGAATCAGCTTATTTTCTCTCAACGGTTTTTCTCAAAGTAACATAATAAAAGAAAAAGAGAAATTAACCAAAAGCAATATGAACCTTTCTGAAAAGCTGTCCGGATATATGCAGGCTCAAACAGATATCAATGGATTTAGCGGTACTGTATTAATACTAAAAAAAGACTCTTTGCTTTTGCAAAAGGCTTATGGATATGCGAACTATGAATGGGGAATAAAAACTACGGTCAATACAAAATTCAGTCTGGCTTCAGTTAGCAAACAATTTACTGCGGTAGCAATTCTGCAATTGGCAGATCGTGGCTTATTATCCTTGAATGACAAGATGGAAAAGTATTTTCCCGGGTTACCAAAAGGGAATCAGATTACAATACACATGGTCCTTTGCCATATGTCGGGATTATCCATGGATTTTGATGAACTTTATCTTAACCAGACTTCTTTGATTCATGAAATGGTGTTGAACCACATTTGCCACAAAAAACTGCTATTTACCCCCGGAAAACAGACCGCGTACAGTAATATTGGTTATTATCTATTAGCGCGGATTATAGAAAAAATAAGCGGTAAAAGCTATTCGGTGTATTTAAAAGAAAATATTTTTGATCCTTTGAAGATGAATGATACCGGGGTAATGACAAATGAAGAAGTGATACCATATATTGCTGATAGATACGTTAAGAAAGGAAAAAGTTATACTAAAAATCCGTATATCAATTGGGCATTTAATATTGGACATGATGGACTCTATTCAACGGTTGCTGATCTTTCAAAGTGGGATCAGGCTTTATACGATACTACGATTCTAAATGAAAAAATGAAGCGATTGATGTTTACTCCATATAATGATCAAAACTTCGGATATGGTTTTTTAATTAATCCGTTTTATAATCAGGGCCATCAATTAGTTGCTCATGATGGTGGCTTTATGGGAGCTATGACTTCCTTCAACCGTTTTACAGATGATGGCTTGCTTATTATTGTTCTTTCTAACAATCAGTCTCCTGCTTATCTCCTTTCATACGGATTAGCAGCCATATGTTTTGGTAAAAATGTTGAACTTCCCTATCATCATCAGAAGGTTAATAATAATGTGTCGCTTTACAAAGTTTTTAAAGGAAAGTATGAAGATATTGAAATTCTTGAAAACAATGGGAAGCTCTATTATAACAACTTCAATATTGAGCTTTTTCCAGAGTCAGACTATAAATTTTTCAGATCAGATGATGATAACAGAACCGTTGAATTTGTTAAAGATTCAGACGGAAACTATTCGACCATTAAATTGATAAAAGCCGGGGTAGCCGATATACGCAGGAAAACATTTTTAAATAATTAA
- a CDS encoding TMEM175 family protein: MDKYSEYNKDKEKFQLERIALFSDAVFAIAITLLIIEIKIPEIHHDTISDKELWNVIIQMLPKFIGFFISFFVIGLYWLAHHRIFNYVTGINNKLLWGNLLFLLPIVIMPFSTAFLSEFYDPSLKLPLAVYTVTICMAGFLNFRLWWMIGNVKNNLSQHLDKAHLRYNMVRSLTIPVIFLCAFLLSFVNARIAYFIPLTTPFLIFILRKYYEKSLRG, from the coding sequence ATGGACAAATACTCAGAATATAATAAGGACAAAGAAAAATTCCAGTTGGAAAGAATTGCCCTCTTTAGCGATGCTGTTTTTGCCATTGCTATTACGCTGTTGATTATAGAAATAAAAATTCCGGAAATACATCACGATACAATCTCGGACAAAGAGCTCTGGAATGTAATAATTCAAATGCTTCCGAAATTTATAGGTTTCTTTATCAGCTTTTTTGTGATTGGCTTATACTGGCTTGCTCACCACAGAATATTCAATTATGTTACAGGTATTAATAATAAGCTGCTTTGGGGAAATCTTCTTTTTTTACTTCCTATTGTGATCATGCCTTTTAGTACGGCTTTTTTAAGTGAATTTTATGATCCTTCCCTAAAGCTGCCATTGGCCGTCTATACCGTTACGATTTGTATGGCAGGTTTTTTAAATTTCCGCCTTTGGTGGATGATTGGAAATGTCAAGAACAACCTTTCACAGCACTTAGATAAAGCTCACCTCCGTTATAATATGGTAAGGTCACTAACAATTCCAGTGATTTTTCTCTGTGCATTTTTGCTCTCTTTCGTTAATGCCCGTATTGCCTATTTTATTCCGCTGACGACCCCTTTCCTCATTTTTATCCTTCGGAAATATTATGAAAAAAGTCTCCGAGGTTAA
- a CDS encoding helix-turn-helix transcriptional regulator, giving the protein MANEIKKYEFKTGLPIEFEIVSLNDLYKNNKQLLTNPHRTDFYHILWFQKGSATHLVDFEPVNIKPNTILFLNKAKVHRFDSNAKFDGIAILFTDTFYCKTEADTKFLQSSILFNDMFGVAQFRVAKKLSLFTELLQQITSELQNKTDNNQADIIQNFLNNFLLFAERERRKQNFTEIKKTADLDYLILFKDLLEKDFHQLKQVSSYAKEIHVTEKRLNQATSKILGKTPKQLIDERVLLEAKRLLVHTNESIKEIGFRLGFEEPTNFIKYFRKHTQFTPVEFREQFT; this is encoded by the coding sequence ATGGCAAATGAAATCAAAAAATATGAATTTAAAACAGGCCTTCCGATAGAATTTGAAATCGTAAGTTTAAACGATTTATACAAAAACAATAAACAACTTTTGACCAATCCACATCGGACGGATTTTTATCACATTCTTTGGTTTCAAAAAGGTAGTGCAACGCATTTAGTAGATTTTGAACCGGTAAACATCAAACCTAATACAATTCTATTTCTAAACAAAGCCAAAGTTCACCGATTTGACAGCAACGCAAAGTTTGACGGAATAGCTATTTTATTTACAGACACTTTTTATTGCAAAACAGAAGCGGACACAAAATTTTTACAAAGCAGTATTTTGTTCAATGATATGTTTGGAGTGGCTCAGTTTCGAGTTGCTAAAAAGTTGTCACTGTTTACCGAACTTTTACAACAGATAACAAGCGAACTGCAAAACAAAACAGATAACAACCAAGCTGATATCATACAAAACTTTCTGAACAATTTTTTGCTGTTTGCCGAAAGAGAAAGACGGAAACAAAACTTTACCGAGATAAAGAAAACTGCCGACTTAGATTATTTGATATTATTCAAGGACTTGCTAGAAAAAGACTTTCATCAGCTCAAACAGGTAAGCAGTTACGCAAAAGAAATCCACGTTACAGAAAAGCGTTTAAATCAAGCTACATCAAAAATTTTAGGAAAAACACCAAAACAACTGATTGATGAAAGGGTTTTACTTGAAGCAAAAAGGCTTTTGGTGCACACAAATGAGAGCATTAAAGAAATCGGTTTTAGATTGGGTTTTGAAGAGCCGACTAATTTTATCAAGTATTTCCGCAAACATACACAATTTACACCTGTTGAATTCAGGGAACAATTTACTTAG
- a CDS encoding serine hydrolase translates to MNTSSKFLAALLFISSFSFGQGTFKKIDSIINDNYKKNPDVGISVGFINNNEEYYTAYGNLNAESQTKINKNSIFEIASITKILTSNLIAQAVLDHKIKLDDYIDGFLPKEYILQQNLRNKIKISDLASHQSGLPDIDFAKLIELNPQQPVNNVTSETLAAIINNCSELKDYGKYRYSTIGYTLLGQILEKVYGKSYDEIIRAKIIKPLYMNNTLTKNFDVKNRATAHNPEGGVQEFFKWNITASAGLVKSNASDMVTYLKALLNKETTVGKAAIITEKIVYKDEKREMGLGLNIVTDDKNTIYMKSGDSMGQSSIICYNRKKKWGIIILLDQRNSKMRQDLLNKIYDTVLK, encoded by the coding sequence ATGAACACTTCATCAAAATTTCTGGCTGCACTTTTATTTATAAGCAGCTTTTCTTTTGGACAGGGTACCTTCAAAAAGATTGATTCCATTATCAATGACAATTATAAAAAGAATCCTGATGTAGGAATAAGCGTTGGCTTTATCAATAACAATGAAGAGTACTATACAGCTTATGGTAATCTGAACGCGGAAAGTCAAACAAAAATTAATAAAAACTCCATATTCGAAATTGCATCAATCACTAAAATACTGACTTCAAACTTAATTGCTCAAGCAGTATTGGATCATAAAATAAAATTGGATGATTATATCGACGGATTTCTTCCTAAAGAATATATACTCCAGCAAAATCTTAGAAATAAAATTAAAATTTCGGATCTGGCATCGCATCAGTCAGGTTTACCAGATATAGATTTTGCGAAATTGATTGAGCTGAATCCGCAACAACCCGTAAATAATGTAACATCTGAGACATTAGCGGCTATCATCAATAACTGCAGTGAATTAAAGGATTATGGTAAATATCGCTATTCTACAATTGGATATACTTTGCTGGGCCAAATATTGGAAAAAGTATATGGTAAGAGCTATGATGAAATTATCAGAGCTAAAATAATAAAGCCATTGTATATGAACAATACATTAACCAAGAATTTTGATGTGAAAAACAGAGCAACGGCTCACAATCCGGAAGGAGGTGTCCAGGAATTTTTCAAATGGAATATTACTGCATCTGCTGGATTGGTCAAGTCTAATGCTTCCGATATGGTTACATATTTAAAAGCACTTCTGAATAAAGAAACAACAGTAGGAAAGGCTGCTATCATCACTGAAAAAATAGTATATAAAGATGAAAAAAGAGAAATGGGATTAGGTCTTAATATTGTGACTGATGATAAAAATACTATTTATATGAAATCGGGGGATTCCATGGGACAGTCATCCATCATCTGCTACAACAGGAAGAAAAAATGGGGGATCATCATACTTCTTGACCAGAGAAACTCAAAAATGAGACAAGATCTGCTGAACAAGATTTATGATACGGTTCTGAAATAA
- a CDS encoding nitronate monooxygenase — protein sequence MWSDTKFTRLLGIGLPIVQGPFGGKISAVELTSLVSNAGGLGSYGCQPYYANEIIDISNEIKKQTNRPFNLNLWVSDKDRSVEDFDQTAFDKVLKIFYPYFDQVGVEPPTFPLPQSPTFENQIEAIFEVKPAIFSFVYGIPSQDILERCRRLNIKTIGTATALDEAIAIENAGVDAVVATGFDAGGHRVSFIEKAEESLIGTFSLIPQVADHVNIPAIAAGGIADARGVKAALALGADAVQIGTAFLATQQSGTSNIHREKLFSKEARYTTLTKVFTGRLSRGIKNKLTEELKDFQNDFAPYPLQGKIVGKLGAYPANTENNPELKSFWAGQAAPILKYHHAKELIEAIIQAMK from the coding sequence ATGTGGTCAGATACAAAATTTACAAGATTATTGGGTATAGGCTTACCCATAGTCCAAGGACCTTTTGGAGGAAAAATTTCTGCGGTAGAATTGACTTCATTAGTTTCTAATGCTGGAGGATTGGGATCATACGGATGTCAACCTTACTATGCAAATGAAATCATAGATATTTCGAATGAAATCAAAAAACAGACGAATAGGCCTTTTAATCTTAATCTGTGGGTGAGTGATAAAGATAGAAGTGTCGAAGATTTTGACCAAACAGCTTTCGATAAAGTGCTTAAAATATTTTATCCATATTTTGACCAAGTTGGTGTAGAACCGCCAACTTTTCCACTGCCACAGAGTCCGACTTTTGAGAATCAAATTGAAGCAATTTTTGAGGTTAAGCCTGCTATTTTCAGCTTTGTCTACGGAATCCCTTCGCAAGATATTTTAGAAAGATGTCGTAGACTGAATATTAAAACAATAGGTACAGCGACTGCATTAGATGAAGCCATTGCCATTGAAAATGCAGGTGTAGATGCAGTTGTTGCAACTGGTTTCGATGCGGGAGGACATCGTGTGTCATTCATAGAAAAAGCAGAGGAAAGTTTAATAGGAACATTTTCTTTAATTCCACAAGTTGCCGATCATGTAAACATTCCTGCCATCGCAGCGGGGGGTATTGCGGATGCTCGTGGCGTGAAAGCGGCTTTGGCTTTGGGTGCTGATGCCGTTCAGATTGGTACAGCATTTTTAGCGACTCAGCAATCAGGAACAAGTAACATTCATCGCGAAAAATTATTTTCAAAAGAAGCTCGTTATACAACATTAACAAAAGTGTTTACAGGAAGACTGTCACGTGGCATTAAAAATAAGCTGACAGAAGAATTAAAAGATTTTCAAAACGATTTTGCTCCATATCCTTTACAAGGAAAGATAGTAGGTAAATTAGGTGCATATCCTGCAAACACGGAAAATAATCCAGAATTGAAGTCATTTTGGGCCGGACAAGCAGCTCCGATTTTGAAATATCACCATGCAAAAGAACTTATAGAAGCAATAATTCAAGCAATGAAATAA
- a CDS encoding Crp/Fnr family transcriptional regulator — MSEILKNQFKEIIEVSDDEFDYILSHFISKKFKKHQFLVQEEQEVIFDYFVLSGCVKSYYDDENGKTHILLFGTQDWWITDYEAYYYQKKATVNIDCLEDTEVLCLSNENREKLCKEFHQIEHFFRKKTNRRNVALQNRILTLLSSSAKERYEKFVQEYPSLVQKLPKHILASYLGITRETLSRLYSNK, encoded by the coding sequence ATGAGTGAAATTTTAAAAAATCAATTCAAAGAAATTATAGAGGTTTCGGATGATGAATTCGATTATATTTTGAGTCATTTTATCTCGAAAAAATTCAAAAAACATCAATTTTTAGTTCAGGAAGAGCAAGAGGTTATTTTTGATTATTTTGTGCTTTCAGGTTGTGTAAAGTCATATTATGATGATGAAAATGGAAAAACACATATTTTGCTTTTTGGGACTCAGGATTGGTGGATTACAGATTATGAAGCTTACTATTATCAGAAAAAAGCAACGGTAAATATTGATTGTTTAGAAGATACAGAAGTATTGTGTTTGAGTAATGAAAACAGAGAAAAATTGTGCAAAGAGTTTCATCAAATTGAACATTTTTTTAGAAAAAAAACCAATCGTAGAAATGTAGCATTACAAAATAGAATTCTAACCTTACTTAGTAGTAGTGCCAAAGAGCGTTACGAAAAATTTGTTCAGGAATACCCTTCATTAGTTCAAAAACTACCGAAACATATTTTAGCATCTTATTTGGGCATAACTCGAGAAACTTTGAGCCGTCTATATTCTAATAAATAA
- a CDS encoding AraC family transcriptional regulator, giving the protein MDKINLLIIVTIVSLFISLFLALFLITVKTKYKTSNFLFAAFLILNAIDVSDPLFNMFAHGPSNLGMFRNTFAFLQIPVFYLYVLSVCYSDFKLKQKYLLHLLPFLVVNLVLLPRFYIVDAVSKLSFIQNRQNMIEFQFNHILIHCQIIIYIIAAFIVLRKSKKLYLENYAGKNINSYNWLIQFTIVLTILYTVALLKNIFKFSDYPNISEWLKITILVSSLFIFCWYLFKALNNPDLFRNIDSKLKLVSEIVSEEKGNELSILNKKEDNEEVLRLKQYMIEKKPFLNPSLTIQDISGEIGIPTRELSVLINHQLGQHFYDFVNTYRIENAMEILKDTTKTKVTILEILYEVGFNSKSSFNTAFKKYTGNTPTYYRKNL; this is encoded by the coding sequence ATGGATAAAATTAATTTATTAATTATTGTGACGATAGTCTCTTTATTTATTTCATTGTTTCTTGCGCTATTCCTGATTACGGTTAAAACAAAGTACAAAACAAGTAATTTTTTGTTTGCTGCTTTTCTCATATTAAATGCAATAGATGTCAGTGATCCTTTGTTTAATATGTTCGCTCATGGTCCGTCAAACCTGGGAATGTTTAGAAATACCTTTGCTTTCCTTCAAATTCCGGTTTTTTATCTGTATGTTCTATCAGTTTGTTACTCCGATTTTAAACTTAAGCAGAAATATCTCCTGCATCTGCTTCCATTTTTAGTTGTTAATTTGGTTTTACTGCCACGTTTTTATATTGTAGATGCTGTATCGAAACTGAGCTTTATCCAGAATCGTCAAAATATGATAGAGTTCCAGTTTAATCATATTTTAATACATTGTCAGATCATTATATATATTATTGCTGCTTTTATAGTATTGAGAAAATCAAAGAAATTATATCTTGAAAACTATGCAGGAAAAAATATCAATTCTTATAATTGGCTGATTCAGTTTACCATTGTACTAACAATTTTATACACGGTAGCTCTTTTAAAAAACATCTTTAAATTTTCTGATTATCCAAACATTTCTGAATGGTTAAAGATTACAATTTTAGTATCTTCTCTTTTTATTTTTTGTTGGTATCTGTTCAAAGCGTTAAATAATCCTGATCTGTTTAGAAATATTGATTCAAAGCTAAAGCTTGTCTCTGAAATTGTTTCCGAAGAAAAAGGTAATGAATTATCAATATTAAATAAAAAAGAAGACAATGAGGAAGTGTTGAGACTGAAACAGTATATGATTGAAAAAAAGCCTTTTCTCAATCCTTCATTAACCATTCAGGATATTTCTGGTGAAATTGGAATTCCTACCCGGGAATTATCTGTTTTAATCAACCATCAGTTGGGACAGCATTTTTACGATTTTGTGAATACCTATCGTATTGAGAATGCTATGGAAATTTTGAAAGATACTACAAAAACTAAGGTAACTATTCTTGAAATTCTGTATGAAGTTGGTTTTAATTCAAAATCTTCTTTTAATACTGCTTTTAAAAAGTATACAGGAAATACGCCGACGTACTATCGTAAAAATTTGTAA